AAGTTAATGATATTTTTCAGAATGTTGTCCAGCCTTTTGGATTCCTGCAGGATAATCTTGACTTTTTCCTGGGAGCCTTCATCCATGTCGGTATTACGCAACAAAGAGTTGGCAAAGCCACCAATTGCAAACAAAGGATTACGAATTTCATGTGCGATATATGTAGACAGTTCTCCAATGGCCGCCAGTTTTTCAGACTGCTGGAGACGTTTTTCCATTTCAGTTCTGTGGGTGATATCTCTGCGCATTTCAACTACCTTGACCAAAGTTCCAGTTTCGTTAAATACAGGATAGGCATATATCCGATAATAGTTTGCTCTGCCAAGGCTGTCTATCCTGGTTTGCAATGTTTCTGACGGCTTACCGGTAAGGATCGTCTTTCTGAATGGACACTCAGAACTTTCAGGGTTGCATTGTCCGTCGGTTGTCTGTTCTGAAAAAATTTCCCAGCAGCATTTACCAAGGATGTCCTGTTTGGTTGTGTTCATTTTTTGAGTGACACTGAGATTAACATCAAGGATTCTGCCTCGAATATCCAGAAGCAGTATGTCATCTTGAATCTGATCAAAGAGAGCAGACAAGATGGCTTGCTGCTGAAAAAGGTTTAGTCTGCACTTGTCGCTTACTTCAGACATTATGAGCAGACCGCACAGAAAAGTCGCTCCGGTGTGGTCGATGATAGAGATATTGGCTGGCAAAGTATTACGTAACTGACGAATCAGATGCTGCTGGTCGCTTAGTTCTATTACTAGATTGATTTCCGGATGATTGCGCAGCATTGTATTGTAGTCGTCATACAGTCTGGCACCAAGGGCAACAGCGCTCTCCAGCCTTGGTTCATCTTTTTGGGAGTGAGATACAGCAACAAGGTGAAGGCGAGGAAAAAATTCTTCCAGCTCGGTTTTTTTGATAAGCTCAATAATTGATCCAAAGCCGACTCCGCATCCGATTACTCCAATTTGAAAGCCTTTTTCAGCTTCCTCCAAAATACAAATATGGTCCTGATAAAGATTTTCATCCGCTTTTGACATGTTTCTTGCTCCAGAAGTACGGTTCTCAATGAAAAGAGATTTGGACGGTTTGGGTACAATTATTCGTGTGATGGTTCTGGCGGGAGCATTACTTGTTTCTGTAAAGTAAATAGGGGGCAATCCCGTAGCCAGGGACATTCCACGTGCCAAACCGGCACAATAAAGTTTTCAGAAACACGCAATGCTCCCGTTATGGTTTACAGTTTTGAGGAATAGTTGTACTTTTCAAGGTGACTTCCTTGTTGTGATGATATCATTGGTTTAAACTCTATCGCATGATTTTTAAACTCGTCAAGGCATTATTGAAGGTGGAATTAAGCTGTACCGTCACATTGGCTTATACTTGGCATGTGCTTCAATAGTGATCCGGAATTATAAGGTCAAAGTGATGCAGATTCTTTTTAAAAATGGTTATATCCAGCATACACAATCAGCACATGGAGGTAAAAATGGATACACCGGTAGTAATCGCCAATCCGATATATGATGCTGTGTTTAAGTATCTGATGGACGATTTGCCTGTGGCCAGGGTGATCATTTCCACCATTATCGGACAGGAGGTGGAAGAGCTTGAGTTTAAACAGCGGGAACGTTCTGCTCAGGTGGCTTCTCTTGGAGTGACAATCTTTCGCCTGGACTTTTCAGCTGTGATCAAAACCGCTGATGGAGAGCGAAAAAACGTACTTATTGAAATCCAAAAAGCTGACAATGCCGATGACATTGCTCGTTTTCGCCGTTATCTTGCGGAAAATTATTATACCCCGCCTGTGAAGTCTTCCAAGACAGTTTCTGAAATGCTGGATGATAAAGACAGCCCTGGACCGGCAAGTGAATTAGATGGGACCCTTGATGAAATTTCAGATAAAGAATCTGGAAACGCTTTTCGGGAAGCACAGGAAAAATGGCCAGTTTCTTGTCTTGAAGCTTCGACCAGATCCAACGCACCGCTTCTTCCCATCCTGACTATTTATATTCTTGGCTTTCCCCTATCCAGTCTGCATGGCTATCCAGGAATTATTGTTCGTCGTGATTACTATGATGCAGCTTCTGGAGAGAAAATACTTAAACGAGATGCCTTTATCGAGCATTTGACCCATGACAGCTATGTAATCCAGGTATCCGAACTGAAACAGCGCCGGCGTAATAAGCTTGAGCGGTTATTGTCTTTTTTTGAACAGATGCATCTTAAGGCCAATGGGCATCTCAAAGTTTTTCATGACGTTCTTGATGAGGAATTTCAAATTGTATTGGACCGTCTGGCTCGAGCAGCCTTAGACAAGGCCATTCGTGATGAAATGGATGCTGAGGATGAATTTCTGGAGCTCTTGAAACGCAAAGAACGCAGTTATGCCAAGAACTTAAAGGCTGCCCGGAAGGAATTGGAAGAATCCCGTGTCAGAGAAGAGGAAGCGTTAGAAAGGGCAGATGCGGAGAGACTTCAAAAGGAAGAAGCTAAAGTGCGGGAAGAAAAAGCGCTGCTAAGGGAAGAAGAAGAGAGACGTCAGAAGGAAGAAGCACTTTCAGAGCTTGCTGCACTTAAGCGCAAGTTAAAAAAGATGGACAAATGAAGATTTCAACACCATGCAATGAGACTATTAAGCATGAGCTGGGCGGGAGTTATAGTGCAGGCAACCCGGTACTTGATTTTACGTTCTATGCAGCTTAAGGTGCTTTCTGAACAAAAAAATACAAATTATATAAGTGGGAGGGATTTGAATGAATAAGATTAATGCTGCTGTTGTTGGAGTAACCGGATATACAGGCATAGAGCTGGTCAGAATTCTTTCCGCTCATCCAAAATTTGAACTTTCCGCTGTAACCTCAAGAACCAGTGCGGGCATGGCCCTTCAGGATGTATTCCCGCATCTTTACAATACACCAGCTGGACTTATGGCAGTGACCATTCCGGATCCTGAGTTTATTGCACGGGATTGTCAACTGGCATTTCTCGCTGTACCACATGGCAAGGCCATGGATCTGGCAGCTTCACTTCTCAAGCTGGGTGTGAAAGTTGTTGATTTGAGTGCAGATTTCAGGATCAAGGATGCGGAAACTTATTCCAAGTGGTACAATACACCCCATAAATATCCTGAACTCTTACCCGAAGCCGCTTATGGTCTGCCTGAGATGTACGGCCCTATGATCCATGGGGCAAACCTTGTAGCAAATCCCGGCTGCTATCCAACATCTGTACTGCTGGCACTTTGTCCAGGGCTGAAGAAAGGGTATATTGATCGGTTTGACATTATAATTGACAGCAAGTCAGGGACAAGCGGAGCTGGAAGAGCAGCCAAAACCGGAACGCTTTACTGTGAGGTAACCGACAGTTTCAAGGCCTACAGTTTAGCATGTCACAGGCACACGCCCGAGATGGATCAGGAATTTGCCAAAGCTTATGGGCTGGAAGTGGTTTTTTCCTTCAGTCCTCATCTTGTACCTATGAGTAGAGGTATTTTGAGTACCTGTTATGTTAAAAGAAGCCGCATTGCTCCTGTTTCTGAAATTCTGCAGTTTTACAAAACTTTTTTTCGTGGTTCACCTCACGTTAGAATACTGCCGGAGGGCAAGCTTCCTGAAACCCGCTGGGTCAGAGGAACCATGTATTGTGATATCGGAATGGTTCATGATAAAAGATCCGATCGTCTGATAATCGTTTCTTGCATAGACAATCTTTGCCGTGGTGCATCGGGTCAGGCAGTAGCCAATGCTAATCTCATGTTTAATTTTGATGAAGAACTTGGGCTTGAGCAGCTTCCTTTGATGCCCTAACGCTGCTTAAAACTCCAAGTGTGTCTTGTTTTTTGCTACAGTATTGAGGCTGTAAGTTACTGAAGTCCAAGGTCCAAGGTCCAAGGTCCAAGGTCCAAAGTCTAAGGTCCAAAGTCCAAGGTACAAGGTCCAAGGTCCAAAGGTTAAAGTTCAAAGTCTATTACCAATAATGCCTGATGCACTTAGTTAAACCATCGTTAACTTTACTATCAGTTAATATTTCAGTTTTATGTCAGAAAATACAGATCATAATTCAGCACAAAACCAGGAACAAGGCTCAGAACCCAGAATAGAAGGTGTTTTTTCAACGACTGAAAAAACTACCATAGGTTTCGGTCATACTCAGAAAAAAGTTAAACAGGATGTACTGGTCTATGCCAAGGAAATAGAAGATAATAAAGTTGTTATTAAGGCTCTGAATGATAAGTATATCCCCATAGGCACGGCTAAAACTATCAGCAAAGAGAATTTACTCAGCAATTACCTGCCTGATCCAGATGTTTACCAGAATAAAGTTTACCCCATCCTGCGCAATATTTCCAGAACTGTGGCTCGTGGGGAAAGACATCTGCGTAATAAAGAGAATTTCAGTGCTGAAATGGAGTTTAAGAATGCGCTGCGTGTGGATGAGGAAAACATCCGGGCCACTTTTGGTCTGGGTCTTTCTTATCTGCAAAGAGGTGATGCCAAAAGAGGAGAGATTGTATTCAAACGCCTGGTCAAACTTAAAGGAGCGTTTGAGCCGCAGCATAAGCACATGTTCAATGAGTTTGGCATTCATTTACGCAAAAACAAACTTTTTAATCAAGCCATTAAGTATTATGCCAGAGCATCACAATACAGTGAAAGGGATGAAAACCTTTATTTTAATATGGCCAGGACCTATTATGAGCTTGGAAGAAATTCCATGGCACTTAAATTTATCAGAAAGTCTCTGGAGATAAATTCTGATTTTGAGCAAGCCTTAGATTTCAAAAAATTTTTATTGAAAAAAATGCCTAAACATAATCTTAAGGCATAAAGCAGGTTTAGTATGAACAACAGAGCTCAAGATAATTCTTACCTGACTCCGGCCACTGTTTTTTTTGGGCAGTATTTACTAAGTCACGGCATAATCAGTCAGGAACAACTGGAAGATGCCATTCATCATCAGCAGGAACACAACAAGCTTTTGGGTTGCCTTGCCGTGGAAAAAGGGTACATGACAGAAGAGCAGATAGTTAAGACCAAGTCTGAACAGAAGAATTTAGATTTGCCCTTTGGAGTTATAGCCTTGCGCAAGGGCTACATGAACGAGGATCAGGTGGATGATCTTCTGTTTTCCCAGGTCATCAATACCACTCATGTTGGAGAGGCGCTTGTTGAGCTTGGGTATCTTCATCCGGAAAAGCTTGGCTGCTACTTGAGAGAGTATAATAATCGCGAATCTGAAAGAATGCAGAAGATCAAAAATGCCCTGGAGCATGTGAAGTGGCCGGATTTTGTGGGCTGGGGTATTCAGTCTTTAGACAGGGCTTTTATACGTTTTGCTGGTGAGCCGGTAAGCGTTATTACGCTGGATAGTCCTTCTGAAATGGAATCTAACTGGTCTTTTCTGATATATATCCTGCTTAGCGATGGGCGAAAATACTATGTATCGGTTATTCTTTCGGAAAACAATGCCTTGAGAATAGCAGGACAGATGGCTCTTAACCTTGATGATACCTTATGCGGGCTTCGCTGCCAGGGAAAAAACAGGCTTTTTTTTATTATTGTCAAAAGGTATCTTGTTGCTCAGATGAAATTGAATGGTTACAAGGTGCAAAAAACCGGTCTTGCACGTGACAGCAAAGAGTTAGAGACATGGCAAAGTCCGGTCAGGGTCAGCCTTTCCTCGCCTGTTGGGCGTATTGAAGTGGATTTTTACTGTGAAGATAAATTTGAGAGTTAATAGTTAATAGTTAATATTTGAAAAAAACGTCATTTCAAGCACGTCCAATATCATGCGTCTTTATCCTTCTGTCTTTCTAACCTTTGGTCTTCAGCCTGAAAATATCCAGCTTAACAATACTTGCTTCAGTTGGGTTGTGGGAAATGCCAGCTTTAAGTATTATTTCTTTCATCAATCACCCGTCTTGATTTGCCCATTGATCTGGGCAGCTTACCTGGATCAGCAAGAACGATCTCAGTTCTAACCATGATTTTTGACCGGATCCTCGCAGAAATACGTTGTGCTAATTTTTCATCATTATCTGAAGAAGCATTGACCTTCCTTTCCACACTGATTTTCATGAAGTCCAGCCCCTTCTGCCTGTTCAGATTAATCTGATACTCTGAACTTATATCGTTGAATTCTTCAAGAATTTCAGCTATTTGTCCCGGATAGATATTAACTCCGCGGAAAATTATCATGTCGTCGGAGCGTCCCAGGATGCGATCATGCCGGGGCATTTTGATGCCGCATGGGCAGGATTCCGTCAGGATCCTGCAAAGATCTCTGGTTCTGTAGCGGATCAATGGAACTCCTTCCTTGCACAGGGTAGTGATGACCATTTCTCCAGTTTCACCGGCAGGTACCGGCTGAAGTGTCAAAGGATCAATGATTTCCAGTATAAAGATATCAGCCCAGTAATGCATGCCTTGATGCTTCAGACATTCAAGGCCAGTGCCGGGTCCGTATACTTCAGTCATGCCGGGGATATCAAAGCTGTGCTCAAGGTTGAGAGTTTTCTCAATGGTCTGGCGCATTTTGGGAGTGTGTGGTTCGGCCCCGAAAATAATCTTTTTCAAAGCAATCTGGTCTTCAAGCCCCATCTTAACAACCTGCTCGCTGAGAAGCAGGGCCATGGAAGCAGTAGAGCAAATGCAGGTTGGTTTGAGGTCAGTAAGAAATTGCAGCTGAAAATCAAGGTTGCCGGGTCCCAATGGCAGGGCCATTGCCCCGAAATGTTCGCATCCAAGCTGGAATCCGGCTCCGGCAGTCCACAGACCATAACCTACTGCTATCTGCACTCGGTCCATGGGAGTCAGATCAGCCAGTTCAAAGCATCTGGCCATCATGTTTTTCCATGTGTTGATATCATTTTGTGTGTATGCCAGAATTTTGCGCTTGCCGGTTGTTCCGGAAGATGCATGGATTCTTACAATATCCTCTTGTGGAACGCTTAAAAGAGGCAAGGGATATCCTAAACGCAAATCTTCAACATCGGTAAAGGGGAGTTTTACAATATCTGACAGGGTCTTGAAGTCACCAGGTGAAAAACCGGCCTGGTCAAGTTTATCTCTGTATGCCATGCATCCCTTGTAAGCATGGTTGAGAGTCCATTGGAGGCCTTTGAGCTGAATTGACTCCAGCTCATCAATTGAAAATTCGGGAATAAAACGTAAATTGTTGTACATGAAAATCTCGTTATTAAAGCTTGATGATTGATATTATGTTATAATATTCAGCCCATAGCCGTTTGTTGCAGAAATGGCCATGTGTTGACCTTTTAATGATTTGCCTGGAAAGTCTGTACATACTTTGACAACACTGCTTGGTCAACAATTTAGCTATGCATTGACAGTTTACAAGTAGTTAGAATCTTTTTGATAATAAAATCAAATACTTAAAAATTTCAGTATATTTGCTCTTGTTCTCAGGCTTCAGCCTGGGGACACCTCTTTTTTTGCGGCTCCAGCCACTTTTTGAAGAAGCGGCCGGAGCCGCAAGAACTAAACGTCCCCAGGCTGGAGCCTGGGAACGAGAGGAAAAAGTTCCGTCAAAGATGGGAACTTTGCGCCTGGCACAGCTTCCTGCCCGGAGGCTTACAGCCCGGAGGGGGACTGTCCCTCGCTGTGTAAATTTTTTCATTAAAGCAAATTTCTACCAGGAACCAATGCAGCATCAATCTTTTTTATAGTACCTCGCGGGGACTGTCCCAATTTCCAGATATGGGACTGTTCCTCAATGTGGAGGCGGCTTCCAGCCGCCTGGTATTTAATAGCCTGCAGGATGCAGGCTCCACCCTTTAAGAAAGTTACTCACAGGTTCGGTCCCCATCCGCCAGGATGAGGCGCTTACAAGTAACTACAATTGTTTTGCTAATAAAATCGGATGTGTACAGTTTTCACATTTTTACGATTTTTGCTTTGATTGATGCACATTTGCCAGCAAAGTACCGTCAAAGACGGGAGCTTTGCGCCAGGCAAAGGGACTGTCCCTCGCTGTGTAAATTTTTCCATTGAAGCAAATTACTTCCAGGAACCAATGCAGCATCAATCTTTTTTATAGTACCTCGCGGGGACTGTCCCAATTTCCAGATATGGGACTGTTCCTCAATGTGGAGGCGGCTTCCAGCCGCCTGGTATTTAATAGCCTGCAGGATGCAGGCTCCACCCTTTAAGAAAGTTACTCACAGGTTCGGTCCCCATCCGCCAGGATGAGGCGCTTCTGAATAACTAAATGGGTAAACTTGTAAAAAAAAAGATTTTACAGTATAATGAAATGATTATTTAAAAGCGGGACAAGACAGACGGTTGACACCATAATATTTTTCACAGATTACCAAGTGCTTTCTTTAAAACAGGCTAAACTGCTACGTAAATTTTTCAACCTGAATTTTGAACAATGAACTGGCAAGAAGATAACTATGAGCATAAAAAAATTTGATTCAGCCATTGTATTTGGTGAGGTTCTTTTTGATGTTTTCCCTGGTAACAAAAGAGTCATTGGTGGGGCACCATTCAATGTAGCCTGTCATTTGAGCGAGTTTGGGCAGAACCCTCTTTTT
This genomic window from Desulfonatronovibrio magnus contains:
- the argC gene encoding N-acetyl-gamma-glutamyl-phosphate reductase, producing MNKINAAVVGVTGYTGIELVRILSAHPKFELSAVTSRTSAGMALQDVFPHLYNTPAGLMAVTIPDPEFIARDCQLAFLAVPHGKAMDLAASLLKLGVKVVDLSADFRIKDAETYSKWYNTPHKYPELLPEAAYGLPEMYGPMIHGANLVANPGCYPTSVLLALCPGLKKGYIDRFDIIIDSKSGTSGAGRAAKTGTLYCEVTDSFKAYSLACHRHTPEMDQEFAKAYGLEVVFSFSPHLVPMSRGILSTCYVKRSRIAPVSEILQFYKTFFRGSPHVRILPEGKLPETRWVRGTMYCDIGMVHDKRSDRLIIVSCIDNLCRGASGQAVANANLMFNFDEELGLEQLPLMP
- a CDS encoding tetratricopeptide repeat protein, which codes for MSENTDHNSAQNQEQGSEPRIEGVFSTTEKTTIGFGHTQKKVKQDVLVYAKEIEDNKVVIKALNDKYIPIGTAKTISKENLLSNYLPDPDVYQNKVYPILRNISRTVARGERHLRNKENFSAEMEFKNALRVDEENIRATFGLGLSYLQRGDAKRGEIVFKRLVKLKGAFEPQHKHMFNEFGIHLRKNKLFNQAIKYYARASQYSERDENLYFNMARTYYELGRNSMALKFIRKSLEINSDFEQALDFKKFLLKKMPKHNLKA
- a CDS encoding phenylacetate--CoA ligase family protein yields the protein MYNNLRFIPEFSIDELESIQLKGLQWTLNHAYKGCMAYRDKLDQAGFSPGDFKTLSDIVKLPFTDVEDLRLGYPLPLLSVPQEDIVRIHASSGTTGKRKILAYTQNDINTWKNMMARCFELADLTPMDRVQIAVGYGLWTAGAGFQLGCEHFGAMALPLGPGNLDFQLQFLTDLKPTCICSTASMALLLSEQVVKMGLEDQIALKKIIFGAEPHTPKMRQTIEKTLNLEHSFDIPGMTEVYGPGTGLECLKHQGMHYWADIFILEIIDPLTLQPVPAGETGEMVITTLCKEGVPLIRYRTRDLCRILTESCPCGIKMPRHDRILGRSDDMIIFRGVNIYPGQIAEILEEFNDISSEYQINLNRQKGLDFMKISVERKVNASSDNDEKLAQRISARIRSKIMVRTEIVLADPGKLPRSMGKSRRVIDERNNT
- a CDS encoding ATP-binding protein; the encoded protein is MSKADENLYQDHICILEEAEKGFQIGVIGCGVGFGSIIELIKKTELEEFFPRLHLVAVSHSQKDEPRLESAVALGARLYDDYNTMLRNHPEINLVIELSDQQHLIRQLRNTLPANISIIDHTGATFLCGLLIMSEVSDKCRLNLFQQQAILSALFDQIQDDILLLDIRGRILDVNLSVTQKMNTTKQDILGKCCWEIFSEQTTDGQCNPESSECPFRKTILTGKPSETLQTRIDSLGRANYYRIYAYPVFNETGTLVKVVEMRRDITHRTEMEKRLQQSEKLAAIGELSTYIAHEIRNPLFAIGGFANSLLRNTDMDEGSQEKVKIILQESKRLDNILKNIINFARPTVSQDGEVNVNRIIMDILQLFRLSCEEQGITSETEITHGLALATADPELIKQCLINLIKNSIEAMPDGGTLTLSTSMKEKFIAIKVQDTGVGIPKDIREKVFNPFFSTKQGAGAGLGLAMTKKIVEDMGGKLDLFSQENKGTTVIIYLPPSLAVEET